DNA from Geobacillus vulcani PSS1:
ACGGGTAACAGTTTGCACGCCCGCTCCCTTCACCTGGACAACGAGATGTGCGACCGTCCCATTCGCTGCTCCGCTTGCCGAAACATCCAGGCATATAACGCCGCGCTTGCAAACGACAGCACGCCCAGGAGAAGAAACGTCCAGACATACCCCATCCATGCCACGGCTGCGAGCGACAGCGGCGCCAGCATCCGCCCGATCGTAAATCGAAGGCTGGCAGCCGCAAAATATTGGCCGCGCATCGCCTCCGGAGCCAAGCGGGAAATAAACGACTGCTGCATGCCGGCTGTCATCAGCTCAGCGAGCGTAAACAGCGCCATGACCGCGATCAATCCAAGCAGCGAGGACGTTTGACTAAACAACCACATCGAGATGCCATATAAGACGGATGAACCCACAAACGCCTGCCGCTCCGAATAGCGAGACATCCAACGCGTCACAGCCACCGTACATAGCGCGACCAACAGACCGTTTTCAGCAATGAGCCAACTAAAGGCGCTCGCGCCGTCAATCGTCCATCCCGCCAACGTTTCGGCTTCGACCGTTTCTTTTGTATATACCGGGATCAGCAAATCAAGCTGTGTAAACGTTTGTGCCACCAACACTCCAGCAACGATAAACAGGAAAAAGACACGGTCGCGGACAATAATGGCATACTGCTTGAACTGCGTGCGCAAAAAAGACTGCCACGTGCCTCTCCTTTGTTGGCCGGCTACAGCTAGCGGCGCTGTCTCACGCAACGCTTTGGAGAGCAGTGTTGCCATTGCAAAACAAGAACATGCGGCCAAAAGCAATAAAGCAAACCGATGCTCAGCATAAAAAAGACCGCCAATTGTCGGGCCGATGACCACCGAAATATTGATGGATGTGTAAAACACGGCAAACACATCGCTCCGGTCCTTCTCCGGAACCACATCGGACACCATCGCCTGGCTCGCCGGCCAGTAAAACGCCCCACAAATGCCGGCGAATGTAAAGCAAAGAAAGCCGACAAACGGCGACGACCACCAAGAGGAGCTGGCCAAGGCAAACACAAAAAACGCCGCCCCTTGCCCGTAGGCGGATAACACCATCATCCGCTTGCGTCCGAATACATCAGCGCAATAGCCGCCCATTAAATTGGCGATGACCGAGAACAACTGCGAAACAATCAACAACAACCCCGCTGTCTTTTTGCCAAAGGCATCAGCAAAATAAATCGAGATAAACGGAAAAAACATCCAAAACGTCGTATTCATCAGCGCCTCGCCAAACAGGCGCACTTTCAAGTTGCGATCCCACTCACGTATTCGCATCCGCTGTCCCCCTAATCTTTCGTCTCTCAAACTTCTTTGGAAATTATATCATATTTTTATTAGGACGGTAGAAATAGTTTTCAAATAAAAGAATGACCCAAACGTTGTTTTCCTGAAACGAAACGCAACATATGGTTTTTGACAATAAGAAAAAGGTGCCCCAATCCTTTTGGGACACCTTCGACTGACATGTATATCTTACTTGCGGATGAATTGCTGCGTCCAAATATAGCCGTTTTCTTCAA
Protein-coding regions in this window:
- a CDS encoding MDR family MFS transporter — encoded protein: MRIREWDRNLKVRLFGEALMNTTFWMFFPFISIYFADAFGKKTAGLLLIVSQLFSVIANLMGGYCADVFGRKRMMVLSAYGQGAAFFVFALASSSWWSSPFVGFLCFTFAGICGAFYWPASQAMVSDVVPEKDRSDVFAVFYTSINISVVIGPTIGGLFYAEHRFALLLLAACSCFAMATLLSKALRETAPLAVAGQQRRGTWQSFLRTQFKQYAIIVRDRVFFLFIVAGVLVAQTFTQLDLLIPVYTKETVEAETLAGWTIDGASAFSWLIAENGLLVALCTVAVTRWMSRYSERQAFVGSSVLYGISMWLFSQTSSLLGLIAVMALFTLAELMTAGMQQSFISRLAPEAMRGQYFAAASLRFTIGRMLAPLSLAAVAWMGYVWTFLLLGVLSFASAALYAWMFRQAEQRMGRSHISLSR